A window from Plasmodium relictum strain SGS1 genome assembly, chromosome: 7 encodes these proteins:
- a CDS encoding FHA domain protein, putative — MINGKKNRSAKTKNYIINVNCYTWINNSHGLFDYESENFYKKCFKIKCLYNFYYILKDDINVEIKNEEEISKIMLNNTNLKLICKIKYINNNYQLIPCIENIYDDTNNSDTKINESNENNMADNDMNNFWVIVKYLKNKSSVLHEDDVIKLGRVKLKIKKIITNIQQEKEYNKSMSPFDDDECETVAPETEHFTGNNLIEKNIIVNNYINRINGNVNFDNNLSEDICIHCGTINNSNNTNDSGYKNNSDNNRIYIKKNSLNILSSNITNNNNNNNNNAVNNSYIGDTFSFKNNTLNDIYPKCSNIDSNLHLNSYNIKNIYNNYSNETNNNMNGFEDSNDRNNMDKNYIMMKENEISNLYRNLMNSNDSCKNLTPIKFNVNEKEISSSNDNGNFDNNNNIKLSNNGDNEYNINSNNRNNNIIIPINNHNDSNLNISNNSIKNKCNEHKRHIEENNKIKKKKDEIMVSDNSYNNILDDFVISSSLKEKGLNKDEIKSSYLNESNHKNNRCCHDKNISLNMKNDDIEIKEISLNSKSIKNDKGDHDDQTYKNKKLYETNLQDKNNSTNYLENSPIHINYVNLTDNNNNNVMNNNFNSNNGNNNKEFIVKDINNRELRNHCCDHYDEKMNLNDKKNIYDNEENGKLRNDFFNSINLLRSNSINKKNNNNNNNCSSKGTKRINNYENVEFKNKEKGEMLNNSKDFFIHCKKGFSISSLYNCRICLCEYDDVNNPLISPCKCKGSMKYVHLNCLRTWMRGRLNVRNECSSYSFFWKQLNCELCKFPYPTYIYVQNKYLELYEIPKPELPYIIIELINDRNKGFYIVSLANTKYVRMGRGHDSDVRVNDISVSRFHAMIKFHNGNFYIEDCKSKFGTLIQIRKPVFFNIRRNKFIALQIGRTVMYVYMKRKNWMFLPICLKLSKTKDEDVSTLDNFSSKLLMDNNMQLTNNNFEYNRINNELSNYENINQIIECVNNHILNNNGNDNISSTENVNNQNQNDNLNINANNRYDSSNNNNNNSVNNNNSVNNNNNNNSVNNNNNSVNNNNNNNESINNNNDNVNDNNDNNSANDNNNNNVNNDSNNSNSISNNNININSNNSYSNSSSNNNNNSNNMKSNNANSKINNQNNDSNEDALNNSSDINISINSSNDDENITINNILTTRNNDVNILKNSNNYESNNTNNTINDGNMNNNNIEN; from the coding sequence ATGATAAATGGTAAGAAAAACAGAAGTGCAAagacaaaaaattatataattaatgttAATTGTTATACATGGATAAATAATAGTCATGGATTATTTGATTATGAAagtgaaaatttttataaaaaatgttttaaaataaaatgtttatataatttttattatattttaaaagatgaTATAAAtgttgaaataaaaaatgaagaagaaataagCAAGATTATGTTAAATAATACTAACTTAAAGTtaatatgtaaaataaaatatataaacaataACTATCAATTAATCCCTTgtattgaaaatatatatgatgaTACAAATAATAGTGATACCAAAATAAATGaatcaaatgaaaataatatggCGGATAAtgatatgaataatttttgGGTAATTGTtaaatacttaaaaaataaaagttcaGTGTTGCATGAAGATGATGTAATCAAATTAGGAAGagttaaattaaaaataaaaaaaattataactaATATTCAACAAGAAAAggaatataataaatctaTGTCTCCTTTTGATGATGATGAATGTGAAACAGTTGCTCCTGAAACTGAACATTTTACaggaaataatttaattgaaaaaaatattattgttaataattatattaatagaaTCAATGGAAATGTTAATTTTGATAACAATTTATCAGAAGATATATGCATCCATTGTGGCACaataaataatagtaataatactAATGATTCTggttataaaaataatagtgaCAATAAtagaatttatataaaaaagaactCCTTAAACATTTTATCTTCAAATAtaactaataataataataataataataataatgcaGTCAATAATTCTTATATAGGTGAcacattttcatttaaaaataacacaTTAAATGATATTTATCCGAAATGTTCAAATATAGATAGTAACCTTCATTTAAATAGTTATAAtattaagaatatatataataattacagtaatgaaacaaataataatatgaatggTTTTGAAGATTCAAATGATAGAAACAACAtggataaaaattatattatgatgaaagaaaatgaaattagTAATTTATATAGAAATTTAATGAATTCAAACGATTCATGTAAAAACTTAACTccaattaaatttaatgtaAATGAAAAGGAAATAAGTTCATCTAATGATAACGgaaattttgataataataataatatcaaATTAAGCAATAATGGAgataatgaatataatataaattcaaataaccgtaataataatattatcattCCTATTAATAATCATAACGATAGTAATCTAAATATTAGTAATAACTCCATAAAGAATAAGTGCAATGAACATAAAAGGCATATTgaggaaaataataaaattaaaaaaaaaaaagatgaaataaTGGTTTCAGACAAtagttataataatatattggATGATTTTGTAATATCAAGTTCATTGAAAGAAAAAGGTTTGAATaaagatgaaataaaatcatCTTACTTAAATGAAAGTAATCACAAAAACAATAGATGTTGCCATGATAAGAACATATcattaaatatgaaaaatgatgacatagaaataaaagaaatttctttaaattcaaaaagtattaaaaatgataaaggAGATCATGATGATcaaacatataaaaataaaaaattatatgaaacaAATTTACAGGATAAAAACAATAGCACGaattatttagaaaattCACCTATTCATATTAATTATGTAAATTTAacagataataataataataatgttatgaataataattttaatagtaataatggaaataataataaagagtTTATTGTgaaagatataaataataggGAATTAAGAAATCATTGTTGTGACCATTATGATGAGAAGATGAATCTGAatgataagaaaaatatatatgataatgaagaaaatggaAAGTTAAGAAAcgatttttttaatagtataaatttattaagaaGTAATagcattaataaaaaaaacaataataataataataattgttCCTCAAAAGGGACTAAAAggataaataattatgaaaatgtagaatttaaaaataaagaaaaaggagAAATGCTGAATAATTCGAAAGACTTTTTTATTCATTGTAAAAAAGGTTTTTCCATTTCAAGTTTATATAATTGTAGAATATGCTTATGTGAATATGACGATGTAAATAATCCTTTAATTTCACCTTGCAAATGTAAAGGTTCAATGAAGTACGTTCATTTAAACTGTTTAAGAACCTGGATGAGAGGAAGATTAAATGTAAGAAATGAATGTTCttcttattcttttttttggaaaCAATTAAATTGTGAATTATGTAAATTTCCGTATccaacatatatatatgtacaaaataaatatttagaaTTATATGAGATACCAAAACCTGAATTAccatatataattattgaaTTAATTAATGATAGAAATAAAGGTTTTTATATTGTCAGTTTAGCAAATACCAAATATGTTCGAATGGGAAGGGGGCATGATAGTGATGTTCGTGTTAATGATATTTCTGTATCGAGATTTCATGCAATGATTAAATTTCATAAtggaaatttttatatagaaGATTGCAAAAGTAAATTTGGGACATTAATTCAAATAAGAAAAcctgttttttttaatataagaagaaataaatttattgcTTTGCAAATAGGTAGAACTGTTATGTATGTGTACATGAAGAGAAAAAACTGGATGTTTTTACCAATATGcttaaaattatcaaaaacaAAAGATGAAGATGTAAGTACTCTTGATAACTTTTCCTCAAAATTATTAATGGATAATAATATGCAATtaacaaataataattttgaatATAATAGAATTAATAACGAATTAtctaattatgaaaatattaatcaAATTATTGAATGTGTAAATAACcacattttaaataataacggaaatgataatattagTTCTACAGAAAACGTAAATAATCAGAATCAAAATGACAATTTGAATATTAATGCTAATAACAGATATGATtcttcaaataataataataataatagtgttaataataataatagtgttaataataataataataataatagtgttaataataataataatagtgttaataataataataataataatgaaagtattaataataataatgacaatgttaatgataataatgataataatagtgctaatgataataataataataatgtaaataatgatagcaataatagtaatagtattagtaataataatattaatatcaaTAGTAATAATAGCTATAGTAACAGTAgtagtaataataacaataatagtaataatatgaaaagtAATAATGCAAATAGCAAGATTAACAATCAAAATAATGATAGCAATGAAGATGCTCTTAACAATAGTAGTGACATTAATATAAGCATAAATAGTAGTAATGATGACGAAAATATtactattaataatattttgacAACTCGTAATAATGATGTGAACATTTTGAAGAATtcaaataattatgaaagtaataatacaaataatacAATAAATGATggaaatatgaataataataatatagaaaattaa
- the SNRPD3 gene encoding small nuclear ribonucleoprotein Sm D3, putative yields MSVGVPIKLLHEGIGHTISVETKSGILYRGTLLFAEDNMNCLLENVSVVKKDGKQILLEQVYIRGGSVCFMIFPDMLRYAPIFKINKSKTKTNFATIRRAMEVHARIASKNKDIKA; encoded by the exons atgtCAGTTGGTGTAcctataaaattattacatgAAGGAATAGGTCATACTATTTCAGTTGAAACAAAATCTGGAATTTTGTATAGAGGAACATTA ttATTTGCAGAAGATAACATGAATTGCTTGCTTGAAAATGTTTCAGTAGTTAAAAAGGATGGAAAACAAATCTTATTAGAA caAGTTTATATAAGAGGTGGTAGTGTATGTTTTATGATTTTTCCTGATATGTTAAGATACGCACccatatttaaaataaataaatcaaaaactAAAACAAATTTTGCAACAATTAGAAGAGCTATGGAAGTTCATGCAAGAATAGcttcaaaaaataaagatataaaagcatga